A window of Staphylococcus lloydii genomic DNA:
CTACTGGCAACATGGGCTTTAGATGTGTCATAGACGCTAAAGCTTAAGTACGAATGATGGTAAATTACCCAAGGCACAAAACGCTGTAATATTTTGACTTCAAAGACCAATTAAAAAGTTCTTTGCACATGTGCTATTGAACTATATTCAAGAGATTAAGCAATGTAAATACGTTGTTTAATCTCTTTTTTAGTATGATTTAGAATATAAGTTATACTACTCCGCAAAATGGTTATAGTGATTTTAGAAGCAACCTTAGCCAAAGCAAAACATGTATAAAAAAATGCCAACAAAGCCAGTGACTTTGTCGACAGTCTGAGTCTTTGATATGCACCAAAGCCATATATCTAAAAATTATTTTGACGTTAAAATTGTTGTTTCAATATCCAATCATTTAAATGTAATCGTCCCGGGTTAAGTTGATCCATTTGGTCAAAATTAACCTCGTATCCTTTATCTTCTAACCATGATCTTTCTGCCGTCCCACTTGTAAATGAACCTTGTATCATTGCTGGTTTAGAAGTAGCAGATGAGAATATTTCTATCACTTCATTTAATGATAATTCGTCAGATGCTATTTCGATTGCTTGATGATTATATTGTGGTGCGTCATTAAAAATATTTACGGCTATTTTAGCTATATCCTCAGTTGAAATCATTGCGAATTTAATATCTGGCGAAATAAATTCTGGTATATAAATACGACCTTCTTCGACAGTCGTAATTCTTAAAAAATTATCCATAAAAAATGACGGTTTAATAATTGTATAATTTAATGATGATGATGCTAACGTATTTTCAATTTCAGCTAATGCCTCAAAATGCGGGCCCTTACGATTACGGTTTACACCGCCAGCCGTACTATATACAACATAGTCTATATTTTGCTGTTTTGCCGTCTCTATAATACTTTTACCTTGTCGTAATTCTTCTTCAACGTCATCTTTAATAATAGGTTGAACGCTATAAACTCCGTATTGCCCTGCCATTGCTTGTTCTAATGCTTCTTTATTACTTAAATCGCCTTCAAAAATTTCTAAATTAGTGTGATTTAATGCTGATAACTTTTCATTATTTGCATTACGCGTTAAAGCACGTACATGCCAACCTTCATCTAGTAATTGTTGAACTACTGCATAGCCTTGCTTTCCAGTCGCTCCAATAACAAGTATACTTTTTGTCATTTATTATTTACCTCCATAGTTATAGCGGGATAGCCACACTTTCATTATGCTAAGGATTACAAACCTCTACTATATTTTTTCATGTTTCATTATAGCATGGTTATTGTTATAACCATTAATAACTCCTCGTAATCATCGTCGGTTTAAATTTATTGTGTCTAAAATAATTTATTTTTATAATAATCGGAGACGTATCCATTTCTGTGATTAATAAAACGAGGATGGTGCACTAATGAGGAAAGATGCCCAAAACAATAAACAAAGAATCGAAAGAAAAGCACACGAATTATTCCAAACCTATGGGGTAACACAGGTAAGTATGAATCAAATCGCTAATGCTTTAGGAATGGGAATCGGGACGCTCTATCGCCATTTCGGCGACAAAGGGTCATTGTGTTATCAAATAACCCATACTGATTTCTATTTATTAATTGAAGACATGCAACGTATTGCCCAAGTTGAAGCTTCCAAAAGAGAAATATTCATTCACTCAATCGACCTTTTCCTGAACTTCAAATTGGCCAATCAAGCGATATTAAGTTGTGTTGAAAATACCACAAAAAAATGGAGTTTTAAAGAAACTGATATTTATCAAACTCTTTTTAATTACTATTTACCATTAGTAGGACATGACTTAGATGAAATGTTAGCTAAATTTAAAGTAGACGCTTTGTTAAATACATTGTCTACACAAAATTATGAATTTCAACACGATGGTCGCGGTTTAACAAATAAACAAATACGTGATCAACTTGTCACAATATTTTTCGATCACAATTAGGAGGAATAATTATGAAAATCACTTTAATAACAGGTGGTAACAAAGGATTAGGTTTTGAAACCGCACGCGTCTTAAAAGAACAAGGACATAAAGTATATATTGGTTCACGTAATGAACAACGTGGTCAACAAGCTGCACAACAACTTGGTGTTGATTATGTTGTGTTAGATGTTACCGACGATAATTCTGTGAATAACGCCGTTGCTACAATCAAACAGCAAGAAGGCCGCTTAGATGTATTAATTAATAATGCTGGGATTTCCGGTGGTTTTACAAAACCTCGTGATATTACAGCTAATGATATGGAAGAGGTTTATAACACGAATGTATTTGGTTTAGTCCGCGTGACGAATCATTTCATTCCTTTACTTGAAAAGTCAGACCAACCTGTCATCGTCAACGTAAGCAGTGGTTTAGGTTCATTTGGCATGGTAACAGACGCTAGCAAAGATGAATCAAAAGTAAATTCACTTGCTTATTGCTCATCTAAATCTGCAGTGACAATGTTAACTGTTCAATATGCTAATGACTTAACACACATGCAAGTTAACGCCGCAGATCCAGGATCCACGAACACTGATTTAGTTGGAGATGCAAGTAACAATGCTAAGCCAGCAACTGAGGGCATCAAACCTATCGTTAAACTAGCAACCATCGATAAAGATGGTCCAACTGGTACATTTATCGATGGTAATGGCCCAATGCCTTGGTAATAACTTTTACCTAATTCAAAGATATATTTCGTGGAAAAATAATGGAGGCGAAGCTAAATGAACAGTATTACTTTTGAAGAACATTTTGTCTTAAAAGAAGTGCAACAACAAATGGGAGAGGCATTAAAACCATCCCCGAATGGCGTGCCATTGAAAGCTATGTTAGAAGCATTAGAAAAAGAAACTGGATTTACGAACGAAGATGAATTAAGTCATCATGAGCAACGCATTAATTTTATGAATGAACAAGATGTACAAATGCAAGTTTTATCTTATGGCAATGGTTCACCTTCCCTACTCTCTGGAGATAAAGCGGTCGAGTTATGCCAATATGCTAATGACCGTTTAAAACAATATATCGACGCATATCCAAACCGCTTCTTAGGCTTTGCAACGTTACCAATCAATGAACCAGAAGCAGCAGCTACTGAATTAAAACGTTGTATTAATGAACTCGATTTTAAAGGCGCACTTATTTTCGGGCATCCGCAAGGTAAGTTCTTAGACAACCCTGAATTTGAGGTTATTTTTGAAACGGCAGAACAACTAGAAGTTCCAATTTATTTACATCCCGCGCCAATAAGTGATGACGCATATCAAGCTTATTATCAAAGCGATAATTATTCAGATGCTACCGCCGCTACATTTGCTAGTTTCGGTTATGGTTGGCACATCGACGTTGGTATTCATGCCATGCGCCTTGTGTTAAGTGGTTTATTCGATCGTCACCCTAATTTGTCTATGATTATCGGTCATTGGGGCGAATTTACACCATTTTTCTATGAACGTATGGACGATATTATTCACGCACCCCATTTAAATAATAAGCCAAGTTATTATTTTAAAAACAACTTTTATATCACACCAAGTGGTATGTTGACGAAACCACAATTCGATATGGTTAAAAATGCAGTTGGCATTGACCACATTTTATACGCTGCCGACTACCCTTATGTCCAACCCGAAAATTTAGGCACATTTTTAAACGAACTAGGATTAACTGCCGAAGAACAGGATAAAATAAATTATAAAAACGCAGAACGTTTATTAAAGCTTAAATAAAATTAAAATGGAGGTATTTATATGTATACATTAGACTTACCGGGGGCTAATCTTCGCTACCATAAAGTCGGAAAAGGCCCTGTTCTAATACTGATTCCAGGCGCAAATGGAACGGGTGACATCTTTTTACCATTAGCCGAACGACTAAAAGAACATTTCACAGTTGTCGCAATAGATAGAAGAGATTATGGTAAAAGCGAATTAACAAAACCACTACCTGAAGTAGCAAGTAACCCTGATAGTGACTATCGTGTTAAAAGAGACGCCCAAGATGTTGCAACACTCGCACAACAATTAAGCGCTGAACCAGTCTATGTTTTAGGTTCAAGTTCAGGCGCAATTGTCGCTATGCATGTGTTAAAAGAACATCCTGACGTCGTAAAAGAAATTGCTTTTCACGAACCGCCTATCAATACATTTTTACCCGACAGTAACTATTGGAAAGAAAAAAATGACGAGATCGTAAATATGGCTTTAACTGAAGGCCTACAAAAAGCGATGCAATATTTTGGTAAAACATTAAACATCGCACCATTAGATGCCAAAAGCATGTCACAACCCGTATCAGAAAATGACGAGGATCAAAAAGTTCAATATGAACGTATGATGTTTTGGGTTGAATACGAAATAAGACAGTATACACATTCAGATATTAAATTATCAGACTTAGCACAATATAAAGATAAAACAGTACTATTTAACGGTACAGATTCAAAAGGTTCATTTCCACAAGATGTAAACTTTTATATTAACGAAGAAACTGGCATTCGACTTTTAGACATTCCCGGCGGTCATCTAGGCTATGTTCAAAAACCAGATGGCTTTGCAGAAGTACTACTAAATACGTGGACATAGGGAGGTCGACTGATGCTTTTTGAACGTAATCATCCTTATACAACGGAAAGTTTATTAGCTAAAGCAGACATTCAAGAACTCATAACTTTCGAACGCTTTAGTCGAGATAATAGTTTATGGGAGAGTATGCGTCAGTGCTTTGCAAATAATTCTCATGTTAATATTTCATGGTTTAATGGTAGTGGTGAAGCATTTATCGAATCTTCAAAAGCTATGAACCGTTATGCCCCACACCAAATCCATAATTCACAAATTTGGATTAATGACGAACGTGCGGTAGCAATTATGCAAGCAACGATTCAAACACGCGTTCCAATACAAGGTGTACAAATGCAATTAAATTCTGATGCAAAAATCATATATTGTTTAACCAAAACAACAAATACTTGGTATATCCAACATATGGAATGTGTTTATGAACAAGACAGTCTGACACCTGTATTTCCAACAAGTATTACACTTT
This region includes:
- a CDS encoding amidohydrolase family protein: MNSITFEEHFVLKEVQQQMGEALKPSPNGVPLKAMLEALEKETGFTNEDELSHHEQRINFMNEQDVQMQVLSYGNGSPSLLSGDKAVELCQYANDRLKQYIDAYPNRFLGFATLPINEPEAAATELKRCINELDFKGALIFGHPQGKFLDNPEFEVIFETAEQLEVPIYLHPAPISDDAYQAYYQSDNYSDATAATFASFGYGWHIDVGIHAMRLVLSGLFDRHPNLSMIIGHWGEFTPFFYERMDDIIHAPHLNNKPSYYFKNNFYITPSGMLTKPQFDMVKNAVGIDHILYAADYPYVQPENLGTFLNELGLTAEEQDKINYKNAERLLKLK
- a CDS encoding nuclear transport factor 2 family protein gives rise to the protein MLFERNHPYTTESLLAKADIQELITFERFSRDNSLWESMRQCFANNSHVNISWFNGSGEAFIESSKAMNRYAPHQIHNSQIWINDERAVAIMQATIQTRVPIQGVQMQLNSDAKIIYCLTKTTNTWYIQHMECVYEQDSLTPVFPTSITLSQHDFEPYRSSYACLSYCLNYLGYEVNHELQGIDRPDSLQTFYQRLDDWLTYHSHSLK
- a CDS encoding NmrA/HSCARG family protein — its product is MTKSILVIGATGKQGYAVVQQLLDEGWHVRALTRNANNEKLSALNHTNLEIFEGDLSNKEALEQAMAGQYGVYSVQPIIKDDVEEELRQGKSIIETAKQQNIDYVVYSTAGGVNRNRKGPHFEALAEIENTLASSSLNYTIIKPSFFMDNFLRITTVEEGRIYIPEFISPDIKFAMISTEDIAKIAVNIFNDAPQYNHQAIEIASDELSLNEVIEIFSSATSKPAMIQGSFTSGTAERSWLEDKGYEVNFDQMDQLNPGRLHLNDWILKQQF
- a CDS encoding TetR/AcrR family transcriptional regulator, encoding MRKDAQNNKQRIERKAHELFQTYGVTQVSMNQIANALGMGIGTLYRHFGDKGSLCYQITHTDFYLLIEDMQRIAQVEASKREIFIHSIDLFLNFKLANQAILSCVENTTKKWSFKETDIYQTLFNYYLPLVGHDLDEMLAKFKVDALLNTLSTQNYEFQHDGRGLTNKQIRDQLVTIFFDHN
- a CDS encoding alpha/beta hydrolase — protein: MYTLDLPGANLRYHKVGKGPVLILIPGANGTGDIFLPLAERLKEHFTVVAIDRRDYGKSELTKPLPEVASNPDSDYRVKRDAQDVATLAQQLSAEPVYVLGSSSGAIVAMHVLKEHPDVVKEIAFHEPPINTFLPDSNYWKEKNDEIVNMALTEGLQKAMQYFGKTLNIAPLDAKSMSQPVSENDEDQKVQYERMMFWVEYEIRQYTHSDIKLSDLAQYKDKTVLFNGTDSKGSFPQDVNFYINEETGIRLLDIPGGHLGYVQKPDGFAEVLLNTWT
- a CDS encoding SDR family NAD(P)-dependent oxidoreductase; translation: MMKITLITGGNKGLGFETARVLKEQGHKVYIGSRNEQRGQQAAQQLGVDYVVLDVTDDNSVNNAVATIKQQEGRLDVLINNAGISGGFTKPRDITANDMEEVYNTNVFGLVRVTNHFIPLLEKSDQPVIVNVSSGLGSFGMVTDASKDESKVNSLAYCSSKSAVTMLTVQYANDLTHMQVNAADPGSTNTDLVGDASNNAKPATEGIKPIVKLATIDKDGPTGTFIDGNGPMPW